The Pecten maximus chromosome 10, xPecMax1.1, whole genome shotgun sequence region CGATGAAATTGATCAGAGGGTAACTTTGACTATATCTACTGGCTTACGTTTAAATCTCAGTCCTATGCTGACAAAATTATTAGGATTTGAGTATTCACGGTTTTCTGAAGGAAAACACACTGGCAGGAACATGGCTGACGTTCGTCAAGGTTTCTATTCCATTTATGTCTACTGTCCTTTGGTTGAACCACAGATGGTGGGTGATTCCAGGGTTCCACTTGTCAGAATAGTTCCAATTGAGGATATGCCAGGACATGTCATCAGTAAAGAATTCCAACCAATTCATTATGTACCGTTACAACAACGTCAATTtcaagaaatagaaataatgttgAGAGACGATACAGGCAAACCCATTCCATTTGAGAGAGGAAAAGTTGTCGTCACCTTACATTTTAAGAGGCATTCTTTAGGTTCAATTTATCAGAACTAATAGGTCTATATAAGAAAGTATTATTAGGCTCAAACTGAAGAAAAGCAATCGATATGAAAGCTGCTCACCAATGTAATAGAAACCTATTTGATAGGTATTACTTGAATCAAGCTGGGGGAGGTGGTAGTGGAAATGTCTTCAGAGGAACGAGAATGCAGAGAGGTCATGGTATAGGAGGTCTGTTTAGAGGTTTATTCAAAACCATTAAGCCTTTACTTCATTCTGGAATGAAGAGCATCGCTCCAATTGTGAAGAAAGGAGTGAGACTTGTAGGAAAACAAGCAATTGATTCTGGCATGAAATTGACTAGTGATTTGCTAAAGGgggaaaacatcaaaaatgctgcAAGAAAACGTGCCATCGAAGCTAGAGATCAGCTTAAGCGTAAAGCTTTGCAAGACCTAAGGCCACCTGGAAGgagaaaaaggaaaagaaaacaatCATCCAATCAGCATAGAGCAAAAGATATCTTTGATGCAtgattccccccccccccccaaaaaaaggcatatatatacgtgtgtgtGTAGTTTATACAGAGTGGCGTTGAAAGATGTCTTTAGTTCATCAGAACTCCTGTGAATGTGTCCAGTCAGAATTAGATTTATTCGATACACCACCCACTCAAACCAGTGTAGAAGATGGATACTGGCATCAAATTGGAACGGTCACATCTGTCAATGATGGTGGCCCTTATGTCTTTGACGTATCAGGAGCTGGAGATGATTACTTGGATCTAGCAAATACTTCCCTCTACGTGAAAGCACAGATCCTCAATAATGATAGCACCAACCTTACCGATGAGAACGTTGCACCTGTTAATCTTTGGTTACATTCACTCTTCGGGGATGTCAGCGTCTGTCTCAATGAAAAACTAGTCTCGTCACCCAACAATATGTATCCATTCAGAGCTTACCTGGAAACGCTACTCAGCTATGGTCCTGCAGCCAAAGAATCTCAGTTGACCAGTGGAATGTGGTATAAGGATACAGCTGCGCAAATGGACACTGCAGGAAACGATAATCATGGCTACATCAAGAGGAAATTGTCAACAGCAACCAGTAGATCTGTGGAAATGATGGGAAGACTCCATTCTGACCTATTTGCCCAGGAAAGATATCTTGTCAATAATGTGAACATGAAAATAACGTTAACCAGAAGTAAAGATGTTTTCTGTTTGATGGGAGAAGACAAAGAATTCAAAGTTGTCATCAAGGACATCTATCTAAACGTGAGAAAAGTTAGACTGAGTCCATCGGTGAGACTGGCCCATGCAAAAGCCCTGGAAATATCACCTGCCAAATACCCAATCAGAAGAATTGCAATGAAAGTATTTTCTGTTCCAagaggaaatcacaattttgtaaAGGATAATCTGTTTCTAGGACAAATGCCTAAGAGATTGGTCATCGGATGTGTGGACAGTGATGCCTATAGTGGACTCATCACCAAGAatccttttcattttaaagattttgatattaattttgttgtccTGAACGTGGATGGCAAACAAGTCCCCACCAAGCCTTTGCAGCCAAATTTCACTCAGAAACATTACGTAAGAAGCTACATGGGTCTGTTTAACACTACCGGCAAAACGTTTCGTGACGAGGGTAATAACATCTCAAAGGATGAATATGGCACTGGTTTTACCCTGTTTGGATTTGATCTGACACCTGACCTTTCAGAAGTGGGCACATTTCATCTTATAAAAAAGGGAAACTTGTCTTTGGAAGTGCATTTCGGAACAGCCCTACCCAATACCATCAACGTTGTGGTGTATGCTGAATTTGACAATATCATAGAAATAGATCGTAACAGACAAATTCTTTTTGATTATAGTGCATGATGAATACTTTAGAAATAGAACTGATCCTACAAGCCGTTTCTCCTCATTTTGCAGGGGTGTATGCTAGAAATACATTACCTTCATGTCCTTTAAGTGTTCCTAGTTTCATGGTTTGTAATACTGacccagataataaacaagggCAACATTGGATTGCTATGTATATAGATGAAAAAAGACGTGGAGAATATTATGATCCTtatggattgtctccctttcatttagattttatcaatttcttaaACCGGCAATGTAAAACATGGATTTATAATCCCGTTGCAGTACAGCATTTGAACTCTCTAGTGTGTGgtcaacattgtatatattacttgGTTCACCGAGAGATGGGAATGACCATGAATGACATCACCGAATATCTTCAATCAGAATGGCATGCCAATACTTACATTGTAGATGATTTCGTTCATCATCTTGAACGTTACTTGTTATAATAGTAATgagtatacattgttattaatTGCAGGTTTTGTGTAATGACTGTATGTATTGCAATCCATAtcttataaaaatattgattgtttaattaagaaatcattgtttgtatatacgtttgtgaatataataaaagaaaaaaaaacaaagtatgaattacgttatttttttcaattataattatattgaattgaTTCCAATCTCCAAGAAAGCTGTAACTGAAGAATGTCTGTCCTCTCAGAAAATTAATGATagaatcatgacaaaaatgacaaaatcatgacaacatcatgacaaataatgacaaaatcatgacaaaacatgacaaataatgacaaataatgacaacatcatgacaaataatgacaaaacatgacaaaaatgacaaacatgacaaaacatgacaaaacatgacaaaatcatgacaaaaatgacaaaatcatgacaaaacatgacaaataatgacaaaatcatgacaaaaatgacaaaatcatgacaaaacatgacaaaataatgacaaacatgacaaaacatgacaaacatgacaaaatcatgacaaataatgacaaataatgacaacatcatgacaaaataatgacaaaatcatgacaaaacatgacaaaatcatgacaaataatgacaaataatgacaacatcatgacaaaacatgacaaaatcatgacaacatcatgacaaacatgacaaaatcatgacaaaaatgacaaaatcatgacaaaacatgacaaataatgacaaataatgacaaaataatgacaaacatgacaaaacatgacaaacatgacaaaacatgacaaaatcatgacaaaacatgacaaaatcatgacaaaatcatgacaaaacatgacaaaacatgaacaaatcatgacaaaaatgacaaaatcatgacaaaatcatgacaaaacatgacaaaataatgacaaaatcatgacaaaacatgacaattaatgacaaaatcatgacaaaatcatgacaaaataatgacaaaacatgacaaataatgacaaaacatgacaaataatgacaacatcatgacaaaacatgacaaaacatgacaaaaatgacaaaatcatgacaaacatgacaaaacatgacaaaacatgacaaaaacaacaaaaatgacaaaatcatgaatttaaaacagcatgttaacatgctaaaaacaccatataaacatgtcaaaacagcaaatcagcatgttaaaacaacatgttagcatgttaaaacaccatgttaaaaagacacagttttagaatgattattttgaactgacatgattccattttacaataaaaaccatctaaatatattgtaatttacggaaaatgacctccgtacaaCTTCAGACAGTTATGGATGTGACGTCACACTGTCTAGAAAGTTCCgagaatagaaagtgaaagcattttaccatgatttttagttctagcaacaaaacaaaacctttattttactactgttatgaagacatcaactcagaatgattattttgaactgacatgattccattttacaatacaaactatctaaatctattgtaatttacggaaaatgacctccgtacaaCTCAAGACAGTtatggctgtgacgtcacactgtCTAGAAAGTTCCgagaatagaaagtgaaagcattttaccatggtagtattctagcaacaaaacaaaacctttattttactactgttatgaagacatcaattcataatgattattttgaactgagatgattccattttacaatacaaaccatctaaatctactgtaatctgcAAAAAATGACCTCCGTAACACTGAGTCAATAACTTGAGCACCAACAAATCAATCTCcgtaaatcatgataaaaacagcttcattctataatatactcatacatttaaaataaatattctttgaTCATAtcaaaaagattaaaaacaCAACTTACctgctatattttataatgttaaaacccaTAAACATCCTgaggtaatgtaaacacatGGAAGCTGCCATGTTGAATTCTTCACAGCCTCATTCTGGAAAGTTTGGCGGTtaacacatatttaaaaaaaaaaaaaaaaacatcagggTCTATTGGCTTGGGTTTCTGTTAAAAAATCAGAACTCAGTTGAATTGGGCTCCAATGTTTTTTGGTAATCATCCAGACATCTCAACCAAAGACTTCTCAGCTAAACTTCTCACCTGGACTTCCTGCAAAAGCATTCTCAAAGTAAAAAGGTAAGTATTTAGAAATGGTCAGTCTAGGTAAGTATTAGAAATGGTCAGTATTAGGCTTAACATAGAATGAAATggctaaaaatagaatgtaaggggtaaaaatagaatgtaagggctaaaaatagaatgaaataCAGTGAGAGAGAAGTCATGTTTCCTATGGCTTATGTTGGGCACACTgccaaatatttaaaatggcGCCATTTGGCgccattttaaaaattt contains the following coding sequences:
- the LOC117335918 gene encoding uncharacterized protein F54H12.2-like; its protein translation is MSLVHQNSCECVQSELDLFDTPPTQTSVEDGYWHQIGTVTSVNDGGPYVFDVSGAGDDYLDLANTSLYVKAQILNNDSTNLTDENVAPVNLWLHSLFGDVSVCLNEKLVSSPNNMYPFRAYLETLLSYGPAAKESQLTSGMWYKDTAAQMDTAGNDNHGYIKRKLSTATSRSVEMMGRLHSDLFAQERYLVNNVNMKITLTRSKDVFCLMGEDKEFKVVIKDIYLNVRKVRLSPSVRLAHAKALEISPAKYPIRRIAMKVFSVPRGNHNFVKDNLFLGQMPKRLVIGCVDSDAYSGLITKNPFHFKDFDINFVVLNVDGKQVPTKPLQPNFTQKHYVRSYMGLFNTTGKTFRDEGNNISKDEYGTGFTLFGFDLTPDLSEVGTFHLIKKGNLSLEVHFGTALPNTINVVVYAEFDNIIEIDRNRQILFDYSA